A genomic region of Tamandua tetradactyla isolate mTamTet1 chromosome 2, mTamTet1.pri, whole genome shotgun sequence contains the following coding sequences:
- the LOC143655738 gene encoding olfactory receptor 13D1-like produces the protein MERTNWTTEIEFILQGLSEYPKAEKVLFVICLVMYLVILLGNSTLITLTILDPCLHTPMYFFLANLSFLDLLYTSSFVPSMLIHFLSEKKTISFTGCVVQMSVAYAMGSTVCVLLAVMAYDRYVAICNPLRYPIIMSKALCAQMAAGSWGIGFLNSLKETVLAVRLSFCGRNVINHFVCEMLAFIKLACTDITLNQIVILLGNVIFLFTPLLLICISYIFILSTVLRINSAEGRKKAFSTCSAHMTVVTMYYGTLLFIYMKPKSKDPTFDKLIALHYGVVTPMLNPIIYSLRNMEVHGAMRKLLSRHCFWRKG, from the coding sequence ATGGAAAGGACCAATTGGACAACTGAGATTGAGTTCATTCTGCAGGGACTTTCTGAGTACCCCAAAGCTGAAAAGGTCCTTTTTGTGATATGCTTGGTGATGTATCTGGTAATCCTCCTGGGGAACAGCACCTTGATCACCCTAACTATCCTGGATCCCTGcctccacacacccatgtacttcttcctggcTAATCTTTCCTTCCTAGACCTATTGTACACCTCCTCCTTTGTCCCGTCGATGCTGATACACTTCCTGTCAGAGAAAAAGACCATCTCCTTCACTGGATGTGTTGTTCAAATGTCTGTCGCTTATGCTATGGGGTCCACGGTGTGTGTGCTCCTGGCAGTAATGGcgtatgaccgctatgtggccatctgcaaccCTCTGAGGTACCCCATCATCATGAGCAAAGCACTTTGTGCTCAGATGGCAGCTGGGTCCTGGGGAATCGGCTTTCTCAACTCATTGAAAGAAACTGTGCTTGCAGTACGGTTGTCCTTCTGTGGAAGAAATGTCATTAATCATTTTGTTTGTGAAATGTTGGCCTTTATCAAGCTGGCTTGCACCGATATTACCTTGAATCAAATCGTTATACTGCTGGGCAATGTAATATTTTTGTTCACCCCGTTACTGCTTATTTGTATTTCCTATATTTTCATCCTTTCAACTGTACTGAGAATTAATTCagctgaaggaagaaaaaaggcttTTTCCACCTGCTCAGCACATATGACAGTGGTGACGATGTATTACGGGACACTCCTCTTCATATACATGAAGCCAAAGTCCAAGGACCCCACTTTTGACAAACTGATTGCTCTGCACTATGGAGTCGTCACTCCCATGCTGAATCCCATCATTTATAGCCTGAGGAACATGGAGGTGCATGGGGCTATGAGAAAATTGTTGAGTAGACACTGCTTCTGGAGGAAAGGATGA